From a single Brassica napus cultivar Da-Ae chromosome C9, Da-Ae, whole genome shotgun sequence genomic region:
- the LOC106397222 gene encoding immune-associated nucleotide-binding protein 13-like, with amino-acid sequence MSWESNGVNVEVDWKPERTLVLLGRTGNGKSATGNSILGETKFLSKTRGRFITKECKLHTSMQPNGQRINVIDTPGLFSASSTPDFTIREIVRCLRLAKDGIDAVILVFSVRNRLTEEEQLTLRTLKILFGSQIVDYMIVVFTNGDAFDDGDTLDDYLEDCPEFQEILKECDDRKVLFDNRRNIPNSKKDKQVQDLLNFVEQISKKNNGKPFMADLSLELRENEATLEEKQKQIQAMKGQSKQEIAQVKKEMEKTYNEMLEGIKEKIANQLKESLNDVKEQLAKAQVAREEAEKKMSEMHKLSSDEIRRLRDQLNNAERETARLRRQQRTQKCSVL; translated from the exons ATGTCTTGGGAATCAAATGGAGTAAATGTGGAAGTTGATTGGAAACCTGAAAGAACTCTGGTCCTGCTTGGTCGGACTGGGAATGGTAAAAGTGCGACTGGAAATAGCATCCTAGGAGAAACAAAGTTCCTGTCAAAAACAAGAGGAAGATTCATTACTAAAGAGTGTAAGCTACATACTTCTATGCAACCAAATGGTCAGAGAATCAATGTTATCGATACTCCTG GTCTGTTCAGTGCTTCCTCGACGCCAGATTTCACCATCAGAGAAATTGTAAGATGCTTACGTCTGGCTAAAGACGGCATAGATGCAGTCATTCTGGTTTTCTCTGTGAGGAACCGGTTAACAGAAGAGGAGCAATTAACACTTCGCACATTAAAGATCCTTTTTGGAAGCCAGATCGTTGACTACATGATTGTGGTTTTCACCAATGGAGATGCATTCGATGATGGAGATACACTTGATGACTATTTGGAGGATTGTCCTGAGTTTCAG GAAATTCTCAAAGAGTGTGATGACCGCAAGGTGCTGTTTGACAATAGGCGTAATATCCCAAATAGCAAGAAAGACAAGCAAGTCCAGGATCTTCTCAACTTCGTGGAGCAAATCTCAAAGAAGAACAATGGAAAACCATTTATGGCTGACTTATCACTTGAGCTAAGG GAGAACGAGGCTACGTTAGAGGAAAAACAAAAGCAGATTCAAGCAATGAAGGGTCAGTCGAAACAAGAGATAGCACAAGTTAAGAAGGAAATGGAGAAAACTTATAACGAAATGCTCGAAGGGATAAAAGAgaag ATCGCTAACCAACTGAAGGAATCACTGAATGATGTGAAGGAGCAACTAGCTAAGGCACAAGTAGCGAGAGAAGAAGCCGAGAAAAAGATGTCTGAAATGCATAAGCTATCTTCTGATGAGATCAGGAGGCTGAGAGATCAACTCAACAACGCTGAGAGAGAAACCGCTAGATTGCGCAGACAGCAGCGTACACAAAAATGCTCTGTTCTTTAA
- the LOC111209531 gene encoding uncharacterized protein LOC111209531, which translates to MVVIIEEEANNMEDDETDLDIMLVMLDNLAGASTTHMNCIERPLCRPITNIGYDYIQKALKEKPEHFRSLYRMYPSSFLKLCDLIRVKTCLRDTRNICVEEMVATFLLTIGQSSKYCYTIDTFKRSVFATSENFHKVLKSLNTLAPDLMAKPEVTTCAKIRESTRFYPYFKDCIGAIDGTHIFAMVPKSDVPSYRNRKGFVSQNVLATCNFDLEFMYVLSGWEGSAHDSKILSDALTRSTCKLEVPEGKFYLADCGFANRQKFLAPFRSTRYHLQDFTGEGRDPSNQNELFNLRHASLKNVIERIFGIFKSWFLIFKSAPPFSFKTQAELVLACAGLHNFLRKECRSDAFLEEVINENREEEEECGEVGTEEVGILESQQREYANNWRNMIASNMWTDAVGNGSQR; encoded by the exons ATGGTAGTGATcatagaagaagaagcaaacaaTATGGAAGATGACGAAACAGATTTGGATATCATGCTAGTAATGCTGGATAACCTAGCAGGAGCCTCTACAACCCATATGAATTGCATTGAACGTCCTCTTTGTCGGCCAATCACGAACATTGGTTATGATTACATTCAGAAAGCATTGAAGGAAAAACCGGAACACTTTCGATCTTTATATCGTATGTATCCAAGCTCATTTCTCAAGCTGTGTGATCTTATTAGGGTGAAAACTTGTCTGCGAGATACTCGCAATATATGCGTCGAAGAGATGGTGGCTACATTTCTCTTAACTATTGGCCAGAGTTCAAAATATTGTTACACAATAGACACGTTCAAGAGATCAGTATTTGCCACTAGTGAGAACTTCCATAAGGTTCTAAAATCACTGAATACTTTAGCGCCAGACCTGATGGCGAAGCCTGAAGTGACAACATGTGCAAAGATAAGAGAGAGCACAAGGTTTTATCCTTACTTCAAG GATTGCATCGGAGCAATAGATGGCACACATATATTTGCAATGGTGCCAAAATCTGATGTGCCAAGCTATCGTAATCGCAAAGGATTTGTATCACAAAATGTTCTTGCGACTTGCAATTTTGATCTAGAATTCATGTATGTTCTTAGTGGGTGGGAAGGTTCAGCTcatgattcaaaaatattaagtgATGCTCTAACAAGAAGCACTTGCAAACTAGAAGTTCCAGAAG gaaaattttatttagcaGATTGTGGGTTTGCCAACCGTCAGAAGTTTTTAGCTCCATTTAGAAGTACTCGGTATCATCTACAGGATTTTACGGGCGAAGGTCGTGATCCCAGTAACCAGAACGAGTTATTCAACTTGCGGCATGCGTCTTTAAAAAATGTGATCGAGAGAATATTTggtatcttcaaatcttggtTTCTGATTTTTAAATCTGCTCCTCCTTTCTCTTTTAAGACACAAGCGGAGTTAGTTTTGGCATGTGCTGGATTGCATAACTTCTTACGTAAAGAGTGCCGATCAGATGCTTTTCTAGAAGAAGTGATCAATGAAAaccgtgaagaagaagaagaatgtggaGAAGTGGGCACTGAAGAAGTAGGTATTCTTGAATCTCAGCAACGAGAGTATGCTAATAACTGGAGAAATATGATAGCTTCTAATATGTGGACCGATGCAGTAGGAAATGGAAGTCAACGGTGA
- the LOC106400253 gene encoding uncharacterized protein At2g29880-like: MEDKEKGKYNSWTQDETKILIELLVEGIKRGWRDSSGIINKATVENKILPVLNERVGCQKLHKHYQSRIKFLKNLYNSYVDLQRNSSGFGWDFETKRFTASEEVWQGYLKAHPNHQYMRYDSHEQFEDLKIIFDGTTANGGNSLGLSDTTDASTYLVGDYQVKEKFGESNDDVTDVAFVSKQNLKGHREKLIPRKRSRTDACYNSEELKNDDNDSIVAVSNKILNIIQQREERQQKEAEKREEKLRLEAEQQEAEKKKNNVWDAMKEITNLDQRTKFKAVTLIYSLGLKDVFAEMSVEERFGWIQTNLS; encoded by the exons ATGGAAGATAAGGAAAAAGGTAAATATAATTCCTGGACTCAGGATgaaacgaaaatattgattgaaTTACTTGTGGAGGGAATTAAACGTGGATGGCGTGATTCTAGTGGTATAATAAACAAGGCAAcggtagaaaataaaatactacCAGTCCTCAATGAAAGAGTTGGATGCCAGAAACTCCACAAGCATTATCAAAGCAGGATAAAGTTTTTGAAAAACCTATACAATAGCTATGTTGATCTTCAACGTAATAGCTCTGGATTTGGATgggattttgaaacaaaaaggtTTACAGCTTCTGAAGAAGTGTGGCAAGGATATTTGaag GCACATCCAAACCACCAGTATATGCGCTATGACTCACATGAACAGTTTGAAGATTTGAAGATAATCTTTGATGGTACAACTGCCAATGGTGGCAATTCACTTGGATTAAGTGATACTACTGATGCTAGTACTTACCTTGTTGGTGATTATCAAGTGAAAGAAAAGTTTGGTGAAAGCAATGATGATGTTACTGATGTGGCTtttgtttcaaaacaaaatctgaAAGGTCATAGAGAAAAACTGATCCCAAGAAAGAGGTCTAGAACTGACGCATGCTACAATTCAGAGGAGCTGAAGAATGATGACAATGATTCCATTGTTGCTGTGAGCAATAAGATCCTTAATATCATACAACAAAGGGAAGAGAGACAACAAAAAGAAGCTgaaaaaagagaggagaaaCTCAGATTGGAAGCTGAGCAACAAGAagctgaaaaaaagaaaaacaatgttTGGGATGCCATGAAAGAGATCACTAATTTGGACCAGCGTACCAAATTTAAAGCTGTGACTCTTATCTATTCCCTGGGGCTGAAAGATGTTTTTGCAGAAATGTCGGTAGAAGAACGCTTTGGTTGGATCCAAACCAATCTTAGCTAG